The Verrucomicrobiia bacterium genome window below encodes:
- the fliR gene encoding flagellar biosynthetic protein FliR, with protein MQFDIANWFVVFVRIGAVMLVFPLTGSSNVPVRLRIALAGGTAFLMAPLLPPSPVDTSAFWSLVGLLFKEASVGLLLGFVARLVFFGLEIAAGILTTEMGLQLSPQFNPLNQTQVTAPGMALHWLGMMLLLSSDMHHWLLAALQRSYLVAPVGGAVLSEALLQDVINRTGHLFVFALQLCAPVLAVSFTITLIFAVLARAVPQMNVFSESFPVRTISCLIIFGLSLNLMAQHLLNELRRLPDDVLQVARIMGGG; from the coding sequence ATGCAATTCGACATCGCCAACTGGTTTGTCGTTTTCGTGCGGATCGGTGCCGTGATGCTGGTGTTTCCGCTGACCGGTTCCTCCAATGTGCCGGTGCGTTTACGCATCGCCCTTGCTGGTGGCACGGCTTTTCTGATGGCACCGTTGCTGCCGCCTTCACCGGTGGATACCAGTGCGTTCTGGTCTTTGGTCGGATTGCTTTTCAAAGAAGCGAGCGTGGGCCTGTTGCTTGGCTTTGTCGCACGCTTGGTTTTCTTCGGATTGGAAATCGCCGCGGGCATCCTGACCACGGAGATGGGTTTGCAGCTTTCGCCGCAGTTCAATCCATTGAACCAGACGCAAGTCACCGCACCGGGTATGGCGCTGCACTGGCTTGGTATGATGCTGTTGCTCTCATCAGACATGCATCATTGGCTGTTAGCGGCGTTACAGCGCAGTTATCTTGTGGCTCCGGTTGGCGGGGCGGTTTTGTCGGAAGCGTTGCTGCAAGATGTCATCAATCGGACGGGGCATCTCTTCGTCTTTGCGCTGCAACTATGCGCTCCGGTGCTCGCGGTTTCGTTCACTATCACACTGATCTTCGCGGTGTTGGCACGGGCGGTGCCGCAGATGAATGTGTTCTCTGAGAGTTTTCCCGTCCGTACCATTTCGTGTCTTATCATTTTCGGACTCAGCCTGAACCTCATGGCCCAGCACTTGCTTAACGAGCTGCGACGGCTGCCAGATGATGTGCTGCAAGTCGCCCGGATCATGGGCGGCGGCTAA
- a CDS encoding EscU/YscU/HrcU family type III secretion system export apparatus switch protein encodes MSEEAGEKTEQATPKKLQEALQRGQFPRSAEVQTVFVLLAGLTALQVVGPDIWNRLTSLMVSTLGHLHDIPVTKEKIPEIAIEMAMVLAACVLPIALACMISGTLAGALQSRFNTANEALEPKWERLNPVEGFQRIFSPKAAVPALLSICKLMLIAALCYNQVRNVFADPIFHTSVDMAGIAGFLGRAGLKIAFQIAAALVVVAAIDYGYQFWRTQKDMMMTKEEVKDEYKNAEGDQHMKARMKRGRKSKSQRQMLAEVPTADVIVTNPTRIAIALRYDKKTMKAPTIVAKGIRLNAKRIRELAQQHNIPIIENKPVARLMFKYGKVGGEIPAQLYSAVAEILAWVYRVNRYRYYAEQNQS; translated from the coding sequence ATGAGCGAAGAAGCCGGCGAGAAAACAGAGCAAGCAACACCGAAGAAGCTGCAGGAAGCCCTGCAGCGCGGTCAGTTTCCTCGTAGTGCCGAAGTCCAGACGGTGTTCGTTCTCCTCGCCGGTCTTACGGCACTGCAAGTCGTCGGTCCCGATATCTGGAATCGCCTTACCAGCCTCATGGTTTCCACACTGGGGCACCTTCACGATATCCCCGTCACCAAAGAGAAAATCCCCGAGATAGCCATCGAAATGGCGATGGTTTTGGCCGCGTGTGTCTTACCGATCGCGCTCGCTTGCATGATCTCGGGTACACTCGCTGGTGCGTTGCAGAGCCGATTCAATACGGCCAACGAAGCATTGGAACCAAAATGGGAGCGGCTGAATCCAGTCGAAGGTTTTCAACGGATCTTTTCGCCGAAAGCGGCTGTTCCCGCGTTGCTCTCCATTTGCAAACTGATGCTGATCGCGGCGCTTTGTTACAACCAGGTGCGGAACGTTTTTGCCGACCCCATTTTCCATACTTCGGTGGACATGGCAGGAATTGCCGGGTTCTTGGGGCGGGCGGGCCTGAAGATCGCTTTCCAGATCGCTGCGGCGCTCGTGGTCGTGGCGGCGATCGATTACGGCTATCAATTCTGGCGCACGCAAAAAGACATGATGATGACCAAGGAGGAGGTCAAAGACGAATACAAGAACGCGGAAGGCGACCAGCACATGAAAGCCCGCATGAAACGGGGGCGCAAGAGCAAGTCCCAGCGTCAGATGCTTGCGGAAGTGCCTACAGCAGATGTGATTGTGACGAATCCGACGCGTATCGCCATAGCCCTGCGCTATGATAAAAAGACCATGAAAGCGCCGACCATCGTGGCCAAGGGCATCCGGTTGAACGCCAAAAGAATCCGTGAACTGGCGCAGCAGCACAACATCCCGATCATCGAAAATAAGCCCGTAGCCCGACTGATGTTTAAGTATGGCAAGGTGGGTGGCGAGATTCCTGCTCAGCTCTACAGCGCGGTGGCGGAGATCCTCGCTTGGGTCTATCGCGTGAACCGCTACCGCTACTACGCGGAACAGAACCAGTCGTGA
- the flhA gene encoding flagellar biosynthesis protein FlhA translates to MGDAKSNIGKLLKQGDLWLVLGVFGTVMLLVVPVPPLVLDLLLSLSIAISLLILLIILYVEQPADFSGFPTLLLFVTLFRLGLNVATTRLILLDGYAGHVIEAFGNFVVRGNFIVGIVIFFILVVINFIVITKGAGRIAEVAARFTLDALPGKQMAIDAELNAGVITEAEAKARRKKVEQEADFYGAMDGASKFVRGDAIAAVLITLINVIGGFAIGVIQKGMSVTESLQRFTLLSIGDGLVSQIPALVISMAAGMLVTRAASRDSLGNELARQLLFYPKALSILTWMLVAFALVPGLPMMPFLVLAVISGFMSRKLKQAGAKKSSEAVAAAAAGATADGKAPANAAAPANNSAGEKLETLLSVDALQIELGYALVSLADTRKGGDLLERVTGVRRNFAQEMGLIVPPIRLRDNLQLGANEYRFLLKGQPIAQGNLMTGYWLAMNATNSRTVLKGIPTVEPVFQLPATWITDVERRNAELAGFTVVDTASVLVTHLTETVRRHCHEILSRQDVQNLLDNLKQTHPTVVNELVPAQLTVGQIQRILQNLLSEGVSIRNLAGILEKVGDYANVTKNPDELSEYARRALGAQITKPLQNDAGKLKAITLDPKLEQQIAQGVRQSQTEIALLLDPKLARHVMDAMSRHIQQMLSGGHPPVVLCSPAIRLAFRRFYEGTFTDLSVLSYAEVPSRLEVQSAGTITAME, encoded by the coding sequence ATGGGTGACGCAAAATCAAATATCGGCAAGCTGCTGAAGCAGGGGGATCTGTGGCTGGTCTTGGGCGTGTTCGGCACAGTGATGCTGTTGGTGGTGCCGGTGCCGCCACTGGTGCTGGACCTGCTCCTGTCGTTGAGCATCGCCATCTCGTTGCTGATCCTCCTCATCATCCTGTATGTGGAGCAGCCTGCGGATTTTTCCGGTTTCCCGACCTTACTTCTGTTCGTAACGTTATTCCGATTGGGACTAAACGTTGCTACCACGCGCTTGATCCTATTGGATGGATACGCGGGGCATGTCATCGAGGCGTTCGGTAATTTCGTTGTCCGAGGAAACTTCATCGTCGGTATCGTGATTTTCTTCATCCTCGTAGTGATCAACTTCATCGTCATCACGAAGGGTGCTGGCCGTATCGCGGAAGTCGCGGCGCGCTTCACCTTGGATGCGTTGCCGGGCAAGCAGATGGCGATCGATGCGGAGTTGAACGCGGGTGTTATCACGGAGGCGGAGGCGAAGGCGCGTCGTAAGAAGGTGGAGCAGGAGGCGGATTTCTACGGGGCGATGGATGGTGCGAGCAAGTTCGTGCGCGGTGATGCCATCGCAGCGGTGCTCATCACTTTGATCAATGTCATTGGTGGTTTCGCCATCGGCGTGATCCAGAAGGGCATGAGCGTGACGGAGTCGTTGCAGCGCTTCACGTTGCTCTCCATCGGTGACGGTCTCGTCTCCCAGATTCCCGCGCTCGTGATCTCCATGGCGGCCGGTATGTTGGTGACGCGGGCGGCTTCGCGCGACAGTTTGGGCAATGAACTAGCCCGGCAGTTGCTGTTTTACCCCAAGGCTTTGAGCATCCTGACGTGGATGCTCGTGGCCTTTGCGCTGGTGCCTGGATTGCCGATGATGCCGTTCCTCGTCCTGGCGGTTATCTCCGGTTTCATGAGTCGCAAACTTAAACAGGCTGGCGCGAAGAAATCTTCGGAAGCAGTGGCGGCTGCAGCGGCTGGTGCGACTGCTGATGGCAAAGCTCCGGCCAATGCAGCAGCTCCGGCGAATAACAGCGCGGGCGAGAAGCTGGAAACATTGCTGAGTGTCGATGCATTGCAGATCGAGTTGGGTTACGCGCTGGTTTCCTTGGCTGATACGCGCAAGGGCGGTGATCTGTTGGAGCGGGTGACGGGTGTGCGCCGAAACTTTGCCCAAGAGATGGGCCTGATCGTGCCACCGATCCGCTTGCGGGATAATCTGCAACTGGGCGCGAATGAGTATCGTTTTCTGTTGAAGGGACAGCCCATCGCGCAAGGCAACTTGATGACGGGCTACTGGCTGGCAATGAATGCGACGAATAGTCGCACGGTCTTGAAGGGTATTCCAACGGTGGAACCTGTGTTTCAGTTGCCTGCGACTTGGATCACGGATGTGGAACGGCGTAATGCAGAGCTCGCTGGCTTTACGGTGGTGGATACCGCGTCTGTGCTGGTCACGCATCTGACAGAGACGGTGCGGCGTCATTGTCATGAGATATTGAGCCGTCAGGACGTGCAGAACTTGCTGGATAACTTGAAGCAAACACATCCGACGGTGGTGAATGAACTGGTGCCTGCGCAACTCACGGTCGGCCAGATCCAGCGCATCTTGCAGAACTTGCTTTCAGAAGGTGTCTCCATCCGCAATCTCGCGGGCATATTGGAAAAAGTGGGCGATTACGCCAATGTCACCAAGAACCCGGATGAGCTTTCAGAGTATGCACGGCGTGCACTCGGTGCGCAGATCACCAAGCCGTTGCAGAATGATGCGGGCAAGTTGAAGGCGATCACGCTGGACCCGAAATTGGAGCAGCAGATCGCGCAGGGTGTGCGTCAGTCGCAGACGGAAATCGCTCTCTTGCTCGATCCAAAACTGGCACGCCATGTGATGGATGCGATGTCGCGTCATATCCAGCAGATGCTCTCAGGCGGTCATCCTCCGGTGGTCCTTTGTTCGCCTGCCATACGTCTGGCATTCCGTCGTTTCTATGAAGGAACGTTCACAGATCTGAGCGTGCTTTCCTATGCGGAAGTTCCTTCGCGCCTTGAAGTTCAGAGCGCCGGGACCATCACCGCCATGGAATAG